In Helianthus annuus cultivar XRQ/B chromosome 9, HanXRQr2.0-SUNRISE, whole genome shotgun sequence, the following are encoded in one genomic region:
- the LOC110876720 gene encoding extensin-like produces the protein MASCSSLNDYFQRMKDLADQLSDVDHPVSESRLVLQMVSGLPQEYDTVASFITQAEKSWDDARDMIEREQRRQATRQSIQAAFHPTSAPSNPQPNPPANPTHNPNPHPPQPYHPAQTFDQRAQYPTRGRGRGRHSYRGRGRGRYSNYQTHQPTNHSTQQPYNPSYSPYPWWASPPPCPYPAQSPWTSNWNRTAQTTPPHQPAHPSQPPAGYGLTAPTTPSPYTPPPGFPFPPGNPTPPPIDPMQPTELGTALSALTLTQPMPQWNMDTGASSHITSDPGSQDWTTSFAP, from the exons ATGGCGTCCTGCTCATCTTTGAATGACTATTTTCAGCGCATGAAAGATCTTGCCGATCAACTCAGTGATGTCGATCACCCGGTGAGTGAATCTCGTCTTGTTCTTCAAATGGTCTCGGGTCTTCCACAAGAATATGACACTGTGGCCTCGTTTATCACTCAAGCCGAAAAGTCTTGGGACGATGCTCGCGACATGATTGAACGCGAGCAACGTCGTCAAGCGACAAGACAATCCATTCAGGCGGCATTTCATCCTACTAGTGCACCGAGTAACCCACAACCCAACCCACCCGCAAATCCAACTCATAACCCGAACCCACACCCTCCCCAGCCTTATCATCCGGCCCAAACCTTTGACCAAAGAGCCCAATATCCCACCCGGGGCAGGGGCCGCGGCCGACACTCTTATCGGGGTCGAGGTCGTGGTCGCTACTCCAACTACCAAACCCACCAACCCACTAACCATTCGACCCAACAACCTTACAACCCATCTTACTCACCCTACCCTTGGTGGGCCTCTCCACCACCTTGCCCATATCCAGCCCAATCACCTTGGACATCTAACTGGAATCGCACAGCCCAAACCACCCCTCCGCACCAACCTGCTCACCCCTCCCAACCCCCTGCTGGCTACGGCCTTACTGCTCCTACCACCCCTTCACCCTACACTCCACCACCCGGTTTTCCCTTCCCACCTGGtaaccccaccccaccaccaatTGACCCCATGCAGCCAACCGAACTCGGTACCGCACTCTCCGCCTTGACTCTCACTCAACCAATGCCGCAATGGAACATGGACACCGGGGCCTCCTCTCACATCACTTCGGACCCAG gatctcaagactgGACAACCTCTTTCGCGCCATGA
- the LOC110876721 gene encoding allene oxide synthase, with protein MDPSSETSIREIPGSYGIPFIQPIKDRLEYFYGTGGPDEFFRSRVQKYQSTVFHTNMPPGPFISSNPKVIVILDAKSFPVLFDVSKVEKKNLFTGTYMPSTKLTGGYRVLPYLDPSEPRHAQLKNLLFFMLKSSSTRVIPQFQTTYTELFLVLESELAKNGKAAFNEVGEQAAFRFFGRAYFNSNPEETKLGTSGPTLITSWVLFNLSPLGTAGLPWFLEDILLHTFRLPSFLIKSNYNKLYNYFESVATPVIKQAETLGVPKDEALHNILFAVCFNTFGEYVIKYCTWFL; from the coding sequence ATGGACCCATCGTCTGAAACCTCTATCCGTGAAATCCCCGGTTCCTACGGCATTCCTTTTATACAACCGATCAAAGACCGGTTGGAGTACTTTTACGGAACTGGTGGCCCAGATGAGTTCTTCCGGTCCCGCGTTCAGAAATACCAATCCACGGTGTTCCATACCAACATGCCACCAGGCCCTTTCATTAGCAGTAACCCAAAAGTCATTGTTATCCTAGACGCCAAAAGTTTTCCTGTATTGTTTGATGTTTCCAAAGTCGAGAAGAAAAATTTGTTTACGGGAACTTATATGCCGTCCACTAAACTCACGGGTGGATACCGCGTACTACCGTACCTTGATCCATCCGAACCTAGGCATGCTCAGCTTAAGAACCTCCTGTTCTTCATGCTTAAATCTTCAAGCACCCGAGTCATTCCTCAGTTCCAAACAACTTACACGGAACTCTTTCTAGTTCTTGAATCCGAGTTAGCCAAAAACGGGAAAGCCGCGTTCAACGAGGTTGGGGAACAAGCTGCTTTCCGGTTTTTCGGCCGGGCTTATTTTAACTCGAACCCTGAAGAAACAAAACTAGGGACGAGTGGGCCGACTTTAATTACCTCGTGGGTGTTGTTCAATCTTAGCCCGTTGGGCACTGCCGGACTTCCGTGGTTCTTGGAGGATATTCTTCTGCACACTTTCCGACTGCCGTCGTTCCTGATAAAGAGTAATTACAATAAGctttataactattttgagtcgGTTGCGACTCCGGTTATCAAGCAAGCAGAAACATTAGGGGTTCCGAAAGATGAAGCTTTGCACAACATCTTGTTCGCTGTTTGCTTCAATACTTTTGGTGAGTATGTTATTAAATACTGCACATGGTTTTTATAG